Proteins encoded by one window of Rhizophagus irregularis chromosome 31, complete sequence:
- a CDS encoding uncharacterized protein (MEROPS:MER0215799), with amino-acid sequence MSIGEDRIRNFRSLTQFSNHEEALNLLKKLASHVIPIMNNRNWRVGSLEEFLPDQANLLGINVNHGQKICIRLRPHYNQSRFYDFDHLIETMLHELTHIKFGPHDSSFYNLLDELNDEYDVLLTQGFTGGGFFSDGKRVGEGISHNVSPALARQKALEAAEKRRKTERIMTNGGRRLGGSSGGYGLPTRELAAMAAERRTRDNFWCGSEQNRSGIKKPTVGSTTTRPDVKATTSKSSPIGSQWTCSQCTFINRPMASQCDVCLAERPLDNGTSSYLPEPVIKKPTVGSTTTRPNVKETTSKSSPIGIPTEKLPGMKGSQWTCSQCTFINRPMASQCDVCLTERPLDNGTSSYLPEPVIKKPTVGSTTTRPNVKATTSKSSPIGIPTEKLPGMKGSQWTCSQCTFINRPMASQCDVCLTERPPDNDTSSYLPEPDVDDLISDPFHWDCPKCTFRNTPDIIICLGCDYLKN; translated from the exons ATGAGTATAGGAGAAGATCGAATTAGAAATTTTCGTTCACTTACTCAATTTTCAAACCATGAAGAAGccttaaatttattgaaaaaactaGCTTCTCAT GTAATACCTATAATGAACAATCGAAATTGGCGCGTAGGTTCTTTGGAAGAATTTTTACCCGATCAAGCAAATTTACTCg GTATTAACGTAAATCATGGtcaaaaaatatgtataagaTTACGTCCGCATTATAACCAAAGCCGATTTTATGATTTTGATCATTTAATCGAAACAATGTTGCACGA attaacaCATATTAAATTCGGTCCACATGATTCATCATTTTATAACCTTCttgatgaattaaatgatGAATATGACGTTTTATTAACTCAAGGATTTACTGGTGGAGGGTTCTTTAGCGATGGAAAACGTGTTGGTGAAGGAATATCACATAATGTTTCACCAGCCTTGGCTAGACAAAAAGCATTAGAAGCAGCTGAAAAAAGACGAAAGACTGAACGAATAATGACAAATGGTGGAAGAAGATTGGGTGGTAGTAGTGGAGGATATGGATTACCTACAAGGGAATTAGCTGCTATGGCAGCTGAAAGAAGAACAAGAGATAATTTTTGGTGTGGAAGTGAACAAAATCGTTCTGGGATAAAGAAACCAACTGTTGGTTCAACAACAACGCGACCAGATGTTAAAGCAACAACATCAAAATCATCTCCAATAGGCTCTCAGTGGACTTGTTCACAATGCACATTTATAAATCGTCCAATGGCTTCGCAATGTGATGTCTGTCTTGCTGAAAGACCACTCGATAATGGCACGTCATCTTACTTGCCTGAACCCGTGATAAAGAAACCAACTGTTGGTTCAACAACCACGCGACCAAATGTTAAAGAAACAACATCAAAATCATCCCCAATCGGAATACCAACCGAAAAATTACCAGGTATGAAAGGCTCTCAGTGGACTTGTTCACAATGCACATTTATAAATCGTCCAATGGCTTCGCAATGTGATGTCTGTCTTACTGAAAGACCACTCGATAATGGCACGTCATCTTACTTGCCTGAACCCGTGATAAAGAAACCAACTGTTGGTTCAACAACCACGCGACCAAATGTTAAAGCAACAACATCAAAATCATCTCCAATCGGAATACCAACCGAAAAATTACCAGGTATGAAAGGCTCTCAGTGGACTTGTTCACAATGCACATTTATAAATCGTCCAATGGCTTCGCAATGTGATGTCTGTCTTACTGAAAGACCACCCGATAATGACACGTCATCTTACTTGCCTGAACCTGATGTTGACGATTTAATTTCTGACCCATTTCATTGGGATTGTCCTAAATGCACTTTTAGAAATACTCctgatattataatatgtttGGGATgtgattatttgaaaaattga